The following coding sequences are from one Cetobacterium somerae ATCC BAA-474 window:
- a CDS encoding ABC transporter ATP-binding protein, with protein MNNYILEMQHIRKTFLDGKVIANDDITLKILKGEKHAIVGENGAGKSTLMKMLNGLYTPTSGKIFYHGEEVQIDSPSKAAELGIGMVYQHFMLVPTLTVAENMILGVEPKKGLSLDINQARQDVIDVSKKYGLAIDPDALVSDLSIGMQQRVEILKILFKGANLLVFDEPTAVLTPQEIKELYKIMDNLIAEGKTIIFISHKLQEVLDISDNITVIRRGKDIANFPTKEATKEKIANAMVGRAVLFTTERPEVEIGEVVLSVKDVSVKDHHNVIKVNNASFEIRKGEVLGIAGVEGSGQTELVEALTGLKEICSGEMILDNVILKKKTPRKISQLGLAHIPEDRHKRAAVSQFSVMENFALGLERDEYSKFGLLNFSKLRKDAEMFMEKYDVRPRSVDTEFGRLSGGNQQKIIVARELEKKNNNLIIAGQPTRGVDIGAIESIHKLILNEKVKGKAVMVVSSELSEILNLSDKIAVMCAGKITGILSREEANEEKIGILMAGGKLD; from the coding sequence GTGAATAATTATATCTTAGAAATGCAACACATCAGAAAAACTTTCTTAGATGGAAAAGTTATCGCAAACGACGATATTACTTTAAAAATCTTAAAAGGTGAAAAACACGCTATTGTTGGTGAAAATGGAGCAGGAAAATCAACACTTATGAAAATGTTAAACGGTCTTTATACTCCTACTTCTGGTAAAATATTTTATCATGGAGAAGAAGTGCAAATAGATTCACCTAGTAAAGCTGCTGAATTAGGAATTGGTATGGTTTATCAACATTTTATGTTAGTTCCTACTTTAACTGTTGCTGAAAATATGATTTTAGGTGTTGAACCTAAAAAAGGCTTATCTTTAGACATCAATCAAGCTAGACAAGACGTTATTGATGTTTCTAAAAAATATGGACTTGCTATTGATCCTGATGCATTGGTATCAGACTTATCTATCGGTATGCAGCAAAGAGTCGAAATTTTAAAAATACTTTTCAAAGGGGCAAATCTATTGGTATTTGATGAGCCTACTGCTGTTTTAACTCCACAGGAGATTAAAGAGCTTTACAAAATTATGGATAATCTTATTGCTGAAGGAAAAACTATTATCTTTATATCACACAAACTTCAAGAGGTTTTAGATATTTCAGATAACATTACAGTTATTAGAAGAGGTAAAGATATTGCAAATTTCCCTACTAAAGAAGCTACTAAAGAGAAAATTGCAAATGCTATGGTTGGAAGAGCTGTGCTTTTCACTACAGAGAGACCTGAAGTTGAAATCGGTGAAGTTGTTCTTTCTGTGAAAGATGTCAGTGTTAAAGATCATCACAATGTAATAAAAGTTAATAATGCCTCTTTCGAAATAAGAAAAGGAGAGGTTTTAGGAATTGCTGGAGTTGAGGGAAGTGGACAAACTGAACTTGTTGAAGCTCTTACTGGACTTAAAGAGATTTGCTCTGGTGAAATGATCCTTGATAATGTTATCTTAAAAAAGAAAACACCTAGAAAAATATCTCAACTGGGATTGGCTCACATTCCTGAAGATAGGCATAAAAGAGCTGCTGTATCACAATTTAGTGTTATGGAAAACTTTGCTCTTGGTCTTGAAAGAGATGAGTATTCTAAATTTGGACTTTTAAACTTTTCTAAACTAAGAAAAGATGCAGAGATGTTTATGGAAAAATATGATGTTAGACCTAGAAGTGTTGACACTGAATTTGGTAGACTTTCTGGTGGAAATCAACAAAAGATTATAGTTGCTAGAGAGCTTGAAAAGAAAAATAATAATCTTATTATTGCTGGACAACCAACTAGAGGTGTTGATATCGGAGCTATCGAATCAATTCATAAATTAATCTTAAATGAAAAAGTAAAAGGAAAAGCTGTTATGGTTGTTTCCTCTGAATTATCTGAAATTTTGAATCTTTCAGATAAAATAGCAGTTATGTGTGCTGGAAAGATAACGGGAATTCTTTCTAGAGAAGAAGCAAATGAAGAAAAAATTGGAATACTTATGGCGGGGGGTAAACTTGATTAA
- a CDS encoding ABC transporter permease, with product MVSIIISLILATIRQAAPILITAIGGMFSEVCGVVNIGLEGMMLIGAFSSAVVSYYTGSWVLGILAGAISGGLIALVHAIISIKYRGNQTVSGVAINLFASGFTIFMLRVLFEQASNSPSATRIPLLFDFSLLIYIIYGLAIWSGYFLYKTVTGLRMRAVGEYPLAADTVGISVAKVRYFGVVMSGVFAGLGGTYLAIGALSQFSKEMSAGRGFIALAALVFGKWKPKGVLFASLLFGFADAAQTVIQQYVTFIPPQFIQMIPYLLTLLALAGVVGKAVAPSASGKPYDKNTI from the coding sequence ATGGTAAGTATTATTATAAGTTTAATTTTAGCCACAATCAGACAAGCTGCTCCAATTCTTATAACAGCTATTGGTGGTATGTTTTCTGAAGTTTGTGGAGTTGTTAATATTGGTCTTGAGGGAATGATGCTTATTGGTGCTTTCTCTTCAGCTGTTGTTTCTTATTATACAGGAAGTTGGGTTCTAGGAATTTTAGCTGGTGCTATATCTGGTGGATTAATTGCTCTAGTTCATGCTATAATAAGTATTAAATATAGAGGTAATCAAACTGTATCTGGTGTTGCTATCAACCTTTTTGCATCTGGATTCACTATTTTCATGCTAAGAGTTCTATTTGAACAAGCATCTAATAGTCCATCTGCAACTAGAATTCCATTACTATTTGACTTCTCTTTATTAATTTATATTATTTACGGATTAGCTATTTGGTCTGGTTACTTTTTATATAAAACAGTTACTGGTCTTAGAATGAGAGCCGTTGGAGAGTATCCTTTAGCTGCTGATACTGTTGGTATTAGTGTTGCTAAAGTTAGATATTTTGGTGTTGTTATGTCTGGTGTTTTTGCTGGTCTTGGTGGAACATATTTAGCTATTGGAGCTCTTAGTCAGTTTTCAAAAGAGATGTCAGCTGGAAGAGGATTTATTGCTCTTGCTGCTCTTGTTTTTGGAAAGTGGAAACCAAAAGGTGTTCTATTTGCTAGTTTATTATTTGGATTTGCAGATGCAGCTCAAACTGTTATTCAACAATATGTAACATTTATTCCTCCACAGTTCATTCAAATGATTCCATACTTATTAACTCTTCTAGCTCTTGCTGGAGTGGTTGGAAAAGCAGTTGCACCAAGTGCTTCTGGAAAACCTTATGACAAAAATACAATCTAA
- a CDS encoding ABC transporter permease, protein MIKNKKVLNILVPIIAVLLALLIGAGIILYMGENPVKAYYYLFTGAFDGLTPIARTLLEATPLIFTGLGVLVAFKGGMFNIGAQGQMTMAGLTAAALGGFVANIFISNVFVILLIGGLAGFLWAAIAGWLKAELGVHEVISTIMLNYIAVSFEQYCLNYPLKAPGFNPQTPAVAEAARLGKLLDVRVPLNYGFILALVAVFLVWFILEKTVLGYHIKAVGFNPTAAENNGINVKKIIILTLGISGFLAGLGGVERVLGGVGQYAYKTGLTATYGFDGIAVALLGKNTPIGALLAAILFAALRVGGRAMQFNTSIPSQMVIMIQAIIILLIAAENMIRSWLEKGSKGGAE, encoded by the coding sequence TTGATTAAAAACAAAAAGGTTTTAAATATTCTTGTTCCTATTATAGCAGTTTTATTAGCTTTATTAATTGGTGCAGGTATTATTCTATATATGGGTGAAAATCCTGTAAAAGCTTATTATTACTTATTTACTGGAGCCTTCGACGGACTTACTCCTATTGCAAGAACACTTTTAGAAGCGACTCCTCTTATTTTTACTGGACTTGGAGTTTTAGTTGCATTTAAAGGTGGTATGTTTAACATTGGTGCTCAAGGTCAGATGACTATGGCAGGTCTTACTGCTGCTGCCCTTGGTGGTTTTGTTGCTAATATCTTTATAAGCAATGTTTTTGTTATATTATTAATTGGTGGATTAGCTGGTTTCCTTTGGGCTGCAATTGCTGGTTGGTTAAAAGCTGAACTTGGAGTTCATGAGGTTATATCTACAATCATGCTTAACTATATTGCAGTTAGTTTTGAGCAGTACTGTTTAAACTATCCACTAAAGGCTCCTGGATTTAATCCTCAAACTCCTGCAGTTGCTGAAGCTGCAAGACTAGGAAAATTATTAGATGTTAGAGTTCCTTTAAATTATGGATTTATTCTTGCCTTAGTTGCAGTATTTTTAGTTTGGTTTATTTTAGAAAAAACAGTTTTAGGATATCATATTAAAGCTGTTGGTTTTAATCCTACTGCTGCTGAAAATAATGGAATAAATGTAAAAAAAATCATCATTTTAACTCTTGGTATATCAGGATTCCTTGCTGGTCTTGGTGGTGTTGAAAGAGTTCTTGGTGGTGTTGGTCAATATGCTTATAAGACAGGATTAACTGCTACTTATGGATTTGATGGAATTGCAGTTGCTCTTCTTGGTAAAAATACTCCTATCGGTGCTTTATTGGCTGCTATTTTATTTGCTGCTCTTAGAGTTGGTGGTAGAGCTATGCAATTTAATACAAGTATTCCAAGTCAAATGGTCATAATGATTCAAGCAATTATTATTTTATTAATTGCTGCTGAAAATATGATTAGATCTTGGTTGGAAAAAGGTTCAAAAGGAGGAGCTGAGTAA
- a CDS encoding PP2C family protein-serine/threonine phosphatase, with protein MITYFSFIILFFIFFLILKKQEKKNFEETSKILKSFVSKEFLNDISEDLKNDYERATTAITKQDLELDNSIEELREYKKELEVTYESLLTKSKQLEYSNQVLEQRVASLSNINSLSRTVLSIMELDKIISTILDAYFVLTGAKRISLYLWEGGKLINKRIKGEIYFKGELSYPEEILSQFTRKDYKKIYNEMLKGFSITPDEKIIASPLTVKGKELGVIFIIEDKSKLIKSDEETISALTIQVAIAINNAQIYSDLVIKERMSQELEVASRIQKRIIPKKIKKVLGLDVATFFEPAKEIGGDYYDYSLLDSNTFSITIADVSGKGVPAAFLMALGRSVLKTLELQGEQPSCNVRKLNKLIYPDITEDMFITMMHSKYDYNTKTITYSNAGHNPLIVYNSLTKEIETHSVKGVAIGFLDDYSYKQDKIHLNVGDVVIYYTDGISEAENKDKELFGIERLKNVLLESSHLSSKEIKQNLLSEINKFQNGCEQNDDITFVIIKREE; from the coding sequence TTGATTACATATTTTTCTTTTATTATTTTATTTTTTATATTCTTTTTAATTTTAAAAAAACAAGAGAAAAAAAACTTTGAAGAAACGAGTAAGATTTTAAAAAGTTTTGTTAGTAAAGAATTTTTAAATGATATATCCGAAGATTTAAAAAATGACTATGAAAGAGCTACTACAGCCATTACAAAACAAGATCTAGAATTAGATAACTCTATTGAAGAACTTAGAGAGTACAAAAAAGAACTTGAAGTTACCTATGAATCTCTTTTAACTAAATCTAAACAACTTGAGTATAGTAATCAGGTTCTAGAACAAAGAGTTGCTAGTTTATCTAATATCAACTCACTTTCAAGAACTGTTCTATCTATAATGGAATTAGATAAAATTATCTCTACTATTTTAGATGCTTACTTTGTTCTAACTGGAGCTAAAAGAATCTCCCTTTACCTATGGGAAGGTGGTAAATTAATTAATAAAAGAATTAAAGGAGAAATTTATTTTAAAGGTGAATTAAGTTATCCTGAAGAGATTTTATCTCAATTTACGCGAAAAGATTATAAAAAAATATATAACGAAATGTTAAAAGGATTTTCTATTACACCAGATGAAAAAATAATTGCCTCTCCACTTACAGTAAAGGGAAAAGAACTTGGAGTTATCTTTATAATTGAGGATAAGTCAAAACTTATTAAAAGTGATGAAGAAACTATTTCGGCTCTAACTATTCAAGTTGCTATAGCTATTAATAATGCTCAAATATATTCTGATTTAGTTATTAAAGAAAGAATGTCTCAAGAACTTGAAGTGGCATCAAGAATTCAAAAAAGAATTATTCCTAAGAAAATTAAAAAAGTTTTAGGACTTGATGTAGCAACATTTTTTGAACCAGCTAAAGAAATCGGTGGAGATTACTACGATTATTCACTTTTAGATAGTAATACTTTTAGTATCACTATTGCAGATGTAAGCGGAAAAGGTGTTCCGGCAGCATTCCTTATGGCATTAGGAAGATCTGTTTTAAAAACTTTAGAGCTCCAAGGAGAGCAACCTTCTTGTAATGTACGAAAACTTAATAAACTTATTTATCCTGATATTACAGAAGATATGTTTATTACTATGATGCATAGTAAATACGACTATAATACTAAAACTATTACTTATTCAAATGCTGGTCATAATCCTTTAATTGTGTACAATAGTCTTACTAAAGAGATAGAAACTCATTCTGTTAAAGGGGTGGCAATAGGATTCTTAGATGACTATAGCTATAAACAAGATAAAATCCACCTTAATGTTGGAGACGTTGTTATCTATTATACTGATGGAATTAGTGAAGCTGAAAATAAAGATAAAGAACTATTTGGAATAGAAAGACTTAAAAATGTTTTACTAGAGAGTTCTCATCTTTCTTCAAAAGAGATAAAACAAAATTTACTGTCTGAAATTAATAAATTTCAAAATGGTTGTGAACAGAATGACGATATTACATTTGTTATAATAAAAAGAGAAGAATAA